Proteins co-encoded in one Schistocerca cancellata isolate TAMUIC-IGC-003103 chromosome 5, iqSchCanc2.1, whole genome shotgun sequence genomic window:
- the LOC126188429 gene encoding uncharacterized protein LOC126188429, with product MAAARAAAAARAAAARVVAEARAARRGSNSSNSYGGRLSGQGYHQQQQQQLWCSSISDGCWGDSSPGASSSNSSRQGVSEAAATAVTTITEGRGWQQQQNNCGSSQAGSDSSSSNSYSSNEMASSGSSSSYSCGRGQSGIRWQQLQHQQLQWWPRQQQMAAAKATAAAEQLWWQSGWQRVEVVAATASVAVRAVEAASTYSYCSGDSSSSNSCSGD from the exons ATGGCAGCAGCCAGAGCAGCTGCAGcagccagagcagcagcagcaagagtTGTAGCAGAGGCCAGGGCAGCACGGAggggcagcaacagcagcaacagttaTGGAGGTCGCCTGAGTGGCCAGGggtaccaccagcagcagcagcaacagctgtgGTG cagcagcatcagcgatGGCTGCTGGGGAGACAGCAGCCCAGGTGccagcagcagtaacagcagcagGCAGGGGGTGTCagaagcagcagcaacagctgtgACGACGATCACGGAGGGCAGGGGCTGGCAGCAACAGCAGAACAACTGTGGCAGCAGCCAGGCTGGcagtgacagtagcagcagcaacagctaCAGCAGCAATGAGATGgcaagcagtggcagcagcagcagttactcCTGTGGAAGAGGTCAGAGCGGCATCAGATGGCAGCAGCTGCAGCATCAACAGCTGCAGTGGTGGCCAAGGCAGCAGCAGATGGCAGCAGCaaaagcaacagcagcagctgaaCAGCTGTGGTGGCAGTCAGGGTGGCAGAGGGTGGAAGTAGTAGCAGCAACAGCTTCAGTGGCAGTGAGGGCAGTGGAGGCTGCTAGTACATACAGCTACTGCAGtggtgacagtagcagcagcaacagctgcaGTGGTGACTAA